In the Drosophila takahashii strain IR98-3 E-12201 chromosome 3R, DtakHiC1v2, whole genome shotgun sequence genome, one interval contains:
- the Capa gene encoding cardio acceleratory peptide 2b — translation MKSMLVNVVLVIFLIAEFSAAEMDHDKNRRGANMGLYAFPRVGRGDPSLANSLRDGLEASVLDGIYADASQEDYNEADFQKRASGLVAFPRVGRGDGEMPLRKWAHLLALQQVLDKRTGPSASSGLWFGPRLGKRSVDAKSYEDTNKGQKELN, via the exons ATGAAATCAATGTTGGTCAACGTAGTCTTGGTGATTTTCCTAATCGCAGAATTCAGTGCAGCTG AGATGGACCACGACAAGAACCGACGAGGTGCCAATATGGGTCTCTATGCCTTTCCGCGCGTCGGCCGAGGAGATCCCAGCCTGGCCAACAGTCTGCGCGACGGATTAGAAGCTTCGGTCCTCGACGGCATTTACGCTGATGCCTCCCAGGAGGATTATAATG AGGCCGATTTCCAGAAGAGGGCCAGTGGCTTAGTGGCCTTCCCACGCGTTGGTCGCGGAGATGGCGAGATGCCGCTGAGGAAGTGGGCCCACCTGTTGGCCCTGCAACAGGTGCTGGACAAGCGCACTGGACCCAGTGCCTCCTCCGGATTGTGGTTCGGTCCCCGCCTGGGAAAACGCAGTGTGGATGCCAAGTCCTACGAGGACACCAACAAGGGACAAAAGGAACTCAACTAA